The Fragaria vesca subsp. vesca linkage group LG2, FraVesHawaii_1.0, whole genome shotgun sequence genome includes a window with the following:
- the LOC101314149 gene encoding uncharacterized protein LOC101314149, giving the protein MNTRVRTKLQSMKAPTKKNEKDIKVEEMQGSKERNITKAISLGKASRRERKLALQQDVDKLKKKLRHEENVHRALQRAFNRPLGALPRLPPYLPPYTLELLAEVAVLEEEVVRLEEQVVHFRKDLYQEAVNISTSKRSLETSAELCDSNPKKNHKFHGSIVDTDTAVKHSPSPSDHKQENQSCNPSMKNNKKSLIHSNAQVRTPAKRPPVDPKIAQKRLDSPKLQLEVRVTEQESTEARLSSIPEKKPSGDDSPNKISENILKCLSSIFMRMSSAKGITENQPSFSTLGIQQSNEKPEFWDPYGICSEFGRRDIGPYKQLHAVEARSINPNRTASSLFLLRRLKLLLGKLASVNLKSLGHQEKLAFWINIYNSCMMNAFLEHGIPERPEIIVALMQKATINVGGHLLSAITIEHFILRLPYHSKYTFSKGAKNDENTARSIFALELSEPLVTFALSCGSWSSPAVRVYTASQVDNELEIAKREYLQAAVGISSSKFAIPKLLDWYLLDYAKDLESLLDWICLQLPSELGKEAIKFLEGAKTDPHSQFVQIMPYEFSFRYLLHT; this is encoded by the exons ATGAATACAAGGGTCAGGACAAAGCTGCAGTCCATGAAAGCTCCAACCAAGAAGAATGAGAAA GATATTAAGGTAGAAGAAATGCAAGGGAGTAAAGAAAGGAATATCACAAAGGCAATCAGCCTTGGAAAAGCGTCAAGAAGAGAGAGAAAATTGGCTTTGCAACAAGAT GTTGATAAGCTGAAGAAGAAGCTTAGACATGAAGAGAATGTACACAGAGCTTTGCAGAGGGCATTCAATAGACCCCTGGGAGCTCTACCTCGTCTACCACCTTATCTGCCTCCTTAT ACATTAGAGCTTCTTGCTGAGGTTGCTGTTTTGGAAGAGGAAGTTGTTCGGCTTGAAGAACAAGTAGTGCATTTTAGGAAGGACTTGTATCAGGAAGCTGTCAACATTTCGACTTCCAAGAGGAGCTTAGAAACCTCAGCTGAACTATGTGATTCAAACCCTAAAAAGAATCATAAATTTCATGGTAGTATAGTGGACACTGATACCGCGGTGAAGCATTCGCCATCCCCTTCTG ATCATAAGCAAGAGAATCAATCATGTAATCCCTCAATGAAGAACAACAAGAAATCCTTGATCCATAGTAATGCTCAGGTTAGGACTCCAGCGAAAAGACCTCCAGTTGATCCGAAAATAGCACAAAAGCGTTTAGATTCTCCAAAACTACAG TTAGAAGTTAGAGTAACTGAACAAGAGAGCACAGAAGCAAGACTTTCTAGTATTCCAGAAAAAAAGCCATCCGGAGATGACAGCCCAAACAAAATATCTGAAAATATTCTGAAGTGCTTATCAAGCATTTTCATGAGAATGAGTTCAGCAAAGGGCATTACGGAAAACCAGCCTTCCTTTTCAACATTAGGAATCCAACAAAGCAATGAAAAACCAGAATTTTGGGATCCTTATGGTATCTGTTCAGAATTTGGACGGAGAGATATTGGTCCATATAAGCAATTACATGCAGTTGAAGCCCGCTCTATTAATCCTAATCGAACAGCAAGCTCTTTGTTCCTGCTCCGAAGATTGAA ATTACTGCTAGGGAAACTTGCTTCTGTAAATTTGAAAAGCCTCGGTCATCAAGAGAAGCTTGCATTCTGGATTAATATCTACAATTCCTGCATGATGAAT GCTTTCTTAGAACATGGAATACCAGAGAGGCCTGAAATAATTGTCGCGCTAATGCAGAAG GCAACTATAAATGTTGGGGGGCACTTGCTCAGTGCAATAACTATAGAACATTTTATCTTGAGGCTGCCATATCACTCAAAATAT ACCTTCTCCAAGGGTGCAAAGAATGATGAGAATACAGCAAGAAGCATTTTCGCATTGGAATTATCTGAACCGCTGGTAACATTTGCTCTATCATGTGGAAGCTGGTCCTCCCCTGCT GTAAGAGTTTACACTGCATCCCAAGTTGACAATGAACTAGAAATCGCAAAAAGAGAGTACTTGCAGGCTGCAGTTGGAATTTCATCGAGCAAGTTTGCAATTCCAAAGCTTTTGGATTGGTACCTACTTGATTACGCAAAGGATTTAGAGTCGTTGCTAGACTGGATCTGCCTTCAGCTACCTAGTGAACTAGGAAAAGAAGCAATCAAGTTTCTTGAAGGAGCCAAAACCGATCCTCATTCACAGTTTGTCCAAATCATGCCCTATGAGTTCAGCTTTAGGTATCTTCTACACACATGA
- the LOC101314430 gene encoding uncharacterized protein LOC101314430, producing MEVAIPSRPAFDFDFNSARSSPAITAPSTPRRFGDYSFLSAPTSPSRISEFYREFDEFSAVSSNWEEEDEFERAAPSKSSKPDDFAFDIGEEVDRVSLSAEELFDGGVIRPLKLPSPPQSSTKKMNVRQALSPRRRKERDSYPSGMNNPTRMETPQKKSTVSSQQQRGRERASSTLPSSSRRASRSLSPLRVSEFNWAQEEEELKRQQVAAQNENKQLATKGSLISSATAALNSCKASRKWRLKDFLLFRSASEGRATDKDPFSKFSNHKNEHVKTASSSFRSIDSPASVSRRKGPSAHELHYTVNKAVSNDMKKKTFLPYNQGILGRLAFNPAVHSLSTGFGSLSRS from the coding sequence ATGGAGGTAGCTATACCGAGCAGACCCGCTTTCGATTTCGACTTCAACAGCGCTCGATCTTCCCCTGCCATCACTGCTCCTTCTACTCCGAGACGCTTTGGCGACTACAGCTTCTTGAGTGCACCAACCAGTCCATCTAGAATATCTGAGTTTTACAGAGAATTTGATGAGTTCTCCGCAGTCAGTAGTAACTGGGAAGAAGAGGATGAGTTTGAACGTGCAGCACCATCCAAATCATCAAAACCAGACGACTTTGCCTTTGATATTGGTGAGGAGGTAGACAGAGTTTCTCTCTCAGCTGAAGAGCTCTTTGATGGCGGTGTTATAAGACCTTTAAAGCTTCCTTCACCTCCTCAATCCTCAACAAAGAAGATGAATGTTCGGCAAGCTCTTTCGCCCAGGAGGAGGAAAGAAAGAGATTCATATCCATCCGGGATGAACAATCCGACCAGAATGGAAACTCCCCAGAAGAAATCAACTGTTTCTTCACAGCAACAGAGAGGAAGAGAAAGAGCTTCCTCAACCTTGCCTTCTTCGAGCCGTAGAGCTTCAAGATCACTATCTCCTTTGAGGGTTTCAGAGTTTAACTGGGCACAAGAAGAAGAAGAGCTGAAACGACAGCAAGTAGCAGCACAGAACGAGAACAAGCAACTAGCTACAAAGGGTTCACTAATTTCATCTGCTACTGCTGCTCTAAATAGTTGCAAGGCTTCAAGAAAATGGAGGCTGAAAGATTTCCTGTTGTTTCGGAGCGCATCAGAGGGCAGAGCAACAGATAAAGATCCATTCAGCAAGTTCTCGAATCATAAAAATGAGCATGTGAAGACTGCTAGCTCCAGCTTCAGATCCATAGACAGCCCGGCCTCTGTTTCAAGAAGAAAAGGACCTTCAGCACATGAGTTGCATTACACCGTGAACAAGGCAGTGTCCAATGACATGAAGAAGAAGACCTTCCTGCCTTACAATCAGGGCATTCTAGGAAGACTAGCTTTCAATCCTGCTGTTCATTCTCTGTCCACTGGATTTGGGTCTCTTTCAAGGTCCTGA
- the LOC101295106 gene encoding uncharacterized protein LOC101295106 yields the protein MTSSSSASPSKLTAPYGSWKSPISADLVSGASKLLAGTAVDALGRLIFLESRPSQSGRMVLVRASPENQDPVDITPEDCSVRTVAMGSESGGAFTVLGDTVIFSNYQDQRLYKKSMTSADSCPVPVTPDYGGPVVCYADGVFDQRFNRYVTVREDFRESSLNSTTTIVAVGLDGYIREPEVLVAGNDFYAFPRMDPKGKRMAWIEWSHPNMPWDEAQLWVGYIADNGEVHKRVCVAGDDPRIMESPTEPKWSSKGELFFITDRHNGFWNLYRWAESNNEVISAYSLDAEFSRPLWNFGMNSYEFIQSNEGKNLIACSYRKSGRSYLGILDDVEGSLSLLSIPFTDINNITLGFSCLYVEGASEVHPLSVAKVILDDHKSKAVDFKILWSSSPDCLKYESYFSLPKFIEFPTEVPGKTAFAFFYPPSNSDYQATIDEKPPLLLGSHGGPTFESRGILNLSIQYWTSRGWAFVDVNYGGSTGYGREYRERLLGKWGIVDVNDCCSCARYLVDSGMVDGERLCATGESAGGYTTLAALAFRDTFKAGASLYGIADLRMLKAEETHKFESRYIDNLVGTEKEYFDRSPINFVDKFSCPIILFQGLEDMSVPPKQARTIYHALKEKGLPVALVEYEGEGHGFRKAENIKFTLEQQMVFFARLVGHFKAADEITPIKIDNFV from the exons ATGACTTCTTCTTCCTCTGCTTCCCCAAGCAAGCTCACAGCTCCTTATGGCTCCTGGAAATCTCCCATCTCCGCCGACCTCGTCTCAGGCGCCTCCAAGCTACTCGCCGGCACCGCCGTCGACGCCCTCGGCCGCCTCATCTTCCTTGAATCACGCCCCTCCCAATCAG GACGAATGGTTCTGGTTCGAGCATCTCCGGAAAATCAAGACCCGGTTGATATTACGCCGGAGGATTGTTCTGTTCGGACAGTGGCTATGGGCTCCGAAAGTGGCGGTGCTTTCACTGTCTTAGGGGATACTGTTATTTTCTCCAACTACCAAGATCAACGTCTTTACAAGAAGTCTATGACTTCCGCTG ATTCTTGTCCTGTGCCGGTTACTCCAGATTATGGTGGACCCGTTGTGTGTTACGCAGATGGTGTGTTTGATCAAAGGTTTAACCGTTATGTCACTGTAAGGGAAG ATTTTCGCGAAAGCAGTCTTAATTCGACTACAACTATTGTAGCAGTAGGGCTTGACGGCTACATTAGGG AACCGGAAGTGCTAGTAGCTGGAAATGACTTCTATGCCTTCCCGCGAATGGATCCCAAAGGTAAAAGAATGGCTTGGATTGAATGGTCTCATCCTAACATGCCCTGGGATGAAGCTCAACTTTGGGTTGGGTATATAGCAGATAATGG AGAGGTCCACAAACGTGTCTGTGTTGCTGGCGATGATCCTCGGATTATGGAGTCTCCTACTGAACCCAAGTGGTCATCTAAAG GGGAGCTGTTTTTTATTACTGACAGACACAATGGGTTCTGGAATCTCTATAGATGG GCTGAGTCTAATAATGAGGTGATATCAGCTTATTCGTTGGATGCTGAGTTCTCCAGACCATTATGGAATTTCGGAATGAATTCTTATGAGTTTATTCAGAGCAATGAAGGGAAAAACTTGATTGCTTGTAGCTATAG GAAGAGTGGAAGGTCATATCTTGGAATTCTGGATGACGTTGAGGGCTCTTTATCTCTGCTTAGTATTCCTTTCACTGATATAAACAATATT ACTTTGGGGTTCAGTTGCCTATATGTTGAGGGAGCATCAGAAGTTCATCCCTTGTCTGTAGCTAAG GTGATTTTAGATGACCATAAATCAAAAGCAGTTGATTTCAAGATTCTTTGGTCTTCTTCACCTGATTGTCTGAAATATGAATCCTACTTCAGCTTACCCAAATTTATTGAATTCCCAACAGAAGTCCCAGGGAAAACTGCCTTTGCATTCTTTTACCCACCATCAAATTCTGATTATCAAGCTACTATTGATGAAAAGCCCCCACTATTATTGGGAAGCCATG GAGGGCCCACATTTGAATCGCGTGGAATCTTAAATCTGAGTATTCAGTATTGGACTAGTCGGGGTTGGGCATTTGTTGATGTTAACTATGGTGGAAGCACTG GTTATGGCAGAGAGTATCGCGAAAGGCTGTTGGGAAAATGGGGAATTGTTGATGTAAATGACTGTTGCAGCTGTGCTAGATATTTG GTGGATTCAGGAATGGTAGATGGGGAGCGACTGTGTGCTACAGGGGAATCTGCTGGTGGATACACTACCTTAGCTGCTCTTGCTTTTAGAGACACCTTCAAGGCAGGAGCTTCCTTGTATGGC ATAGCTGACTTAAGAATGCTGAAGGCAGAAGAAACTCACAAATTTGAATCTCGTTATATTGATAATCTTGTCG GTACTGAAAAGGAGTACTTTGATAGGTCGCCAATTAACTTTGTTGACAAATTTTCTTGTCCTATAATCCTATTTCAAGGATTGGAAGATATG TCTGTACCCCCAAAGCAAGCTAGAACAATTTACCACGCTTTAAAGGAGAAGGGTTTGCCTGTTGCTCTTGTGGAGTATGAAGGAGAAGGACATGGTTTCCGCAAG GCTGAGAACATTAAATTCACCCTGGAACAACAAATGGTTTTCTTTGCACGATTAGTTGGACACTTCAAGGCTGCGGATGAAATTACTCCTATCAAAATCGATAATTTTGTTTGA
- the LOC101314718 gene encoding uncharacterized protein LOC101314718, with the protein MASSSPPESKKIAAPFGSWKSPITADVVSGASKRLGGTAVDSRGRLIWLESRPSESGRAVLVREPERPEDEPVDITPKDYAVRSLAQEYGGGAFRVSGDTVIFSNYKDQRLYKQSLSSKDSSPVPLTPDYGGPVVSYADGVFDARFNRFITVREDCRESSINSITTIVTVRLDGNGIQESETLVGGSDFYAFPRLDPKGERFAWIEWCHPNMPWDRSQLWVGYISEKGDVTKRVCVSGSDPAIKESPIEPKWSSKGELFFITDRKSGFWNLYKWVESTNEVISVYSLDAEFSKPLWVFGFNSYEFIESHEQKNLIACSYRQNGKSYIGIVDDVQGSLSLLNIPFTDIDNITLGINCLYVEGASEVHPLSVAKVTLDDQKSKAVEFKIIWSSSPDCLKYESYFSLPELIEFPTEVPGQTAFAYFYPPTNPSYQGTQDEKPPLLLKSHGGPTAEARGVLNLSIQYWTSRGWAFVDVNYGGSTGYGREYRERLLKKWGIVDVNDCCSCASYLVESGKVDGKRLCITGGSAGGYTTLAALAFRDTFKAGASLYGVADLNMLRAETHKFESRYLDNLVGSDQDYFDRSPINFVDKFSCPIILFQGLEDKVVPPDQARTIYRALKEKGLPVALVEYEGEQHGFRKAENIIFTLEQQMVFFARLVGHFKVADDISPIKIDNLD; encoded by the exons ATGGCGTCATCTTCTCCGCCGGAATCCAAGAAAATCGCAGCTCCTTTCGGCTCCTGGAAGTCCCCGATCACCGCCGATGTTGTCTCCGGCGCCTCCAAGCGTCTCGGAGGCACCGCCGTCGATTCCCGCGGCCGCCTCATCTGGCTAGAGTCTCGTCCGTCGGAATCCGG GCGAGCGGTTCTGGTGAGGGAACCGGAGAGACCGGAAGACGAACCGGTCGATATTACGCCGAAGGATTATGCGGTTCGATCTCTGGCGCAGGAGTACGGCGGTGGCGCCTTCCGTGTTTCAGGAGATACAGTTATCTTCTCTAACTATAAGGATCAACGCCTTTACAAGCAGTCTTTAAGTTCCAAAG ATTCTTCACCAGTGCCGCTCACTCCGGACTATGGTGGACCGGTTGTTAGTTATGCTGATGGGGTATTTGATGCACGTTTTAATCGTTTTATCACCGTCAGGGAAG ATTGTCGCGAAAGCAGCATCAATTCGATTACAACAATTGTCACGGTACGGCTAGATGGAAATGGCATTCAGG AATCAGAAACACTCGTAGGCGGAAGTGACTTCTATGCTTTCCCGCGTTTGGATCCCAAAGGAGAACGATTCGCATGGATTGAATGGTGCCATCCTAACATGCCATGGGATAGGTCTCAACTTTGGGTTGGGTATATATCTGAGAAAGG AGACGTCACGAAACGAGTATGTGTTTCTGGCTCTGATCCTGCAATCAAGGAGTCTCCAATTGAACCCAAGTGGTCCTCAAAAG GGGAACTATTTTTCATTACTGACCGTAAAAGTGGGTTTTGGAATCTCTATAAATGG GTTGAGTCTACTAATGAAGTCATATCAGTTTATTCTCTGGATGCTGAATTCTCCAAACCACTATGGGTTTTTGGCTTCAATTCTTATGAATTTATTGAGAGCCATGAACAAAAGAACCTAATTGCTTGCAGCTATAG GCAAAATGGGAAATCATATATTGGAATTGTGGATGATGTTCAGGGATCATTATCTCTTCTTAATATTCCTTTCACGGATATTGATAATATT ACTTTGGGGATCAATTGCTTATATGTGGAAGGAGCATCAGAAGTTCATCCGTTGTCTGTTGCTAAG GTGACATTAGATGATCAAAAATCAAAAGCAGTTGAATTCAAGATTATTTGGTCTTCTTCACCTGATTGCTTAAAATATGAGTCCTACTTCAGCCTACCTGAATTGATTGAGTTCCCAACAGAAGTTCCTGGTCAAACTGCCTTTGCATACTTTTATCCTCCAACAAATCCTAGCTACCAAGGCACTCAGGACGAAAAACCTCCACTATTACTGAAAAGCCATG GAGGTCCCACGGCTGAAGCACGTGGAGTTCTAAATCTGAGTATTCAGTACTGGACTAGTCGTGGTTGGGCATTTGTTGATGTTAACTATGGTGGAAGCACAG GTTATGGCAGAGAATATCGTGAAAGGCTGTTGAAGAAATGGGGAATTGTGGATGTAAATGATTGTTGCAGCTGTGCTAGTTATTTG GTGGAATCTGGAAAGGTAGATGGGAAACGGCTTTGTATTACTGGGGGTTCTGCAGGTGGGTACACAACCTTAGCTGCTCTTGCATTTCGAGACACCTTCAAGGCTGGAGCTTCCTTGTATGGT GTAGCTGACTTAAACATGTTGAGGGCAGAAACTCACAAATTTGAATCTCGTTATCTGGATAATCTTGTTG GTAGTGACCAGGATTACTTTGATAGGTCACCAATCAACTTTGTTGATAAATTTTCCTGCCCAATAATCTTATTCCAAGGATTGGAAGACAAG GTTGTACCCCCAGATCAAGCTCGTACAATTTACCGTGCTCTGAAGGAAAAGGGCTTGCCAGTTGCCCTGGTGGAGTATGAAGGTGAACAACATGGTTTCCGCAAG GCTGAGAACATTATATTCACTCTGGAACAGCAAATGGTTTTCTTTGCACGTTTAGTTGGACACTTTAAGGTTGCAGATGATATTAGTCCAATCAAGATTGATAACTTGGATTGA
- the LOC101315015 gene encoding uncharacterized protein LOC101315015: MPSVRSSPFYNMENSALFSLIRHTSTSSTNSTSEKRSSKSSKSSSGGLLKMFKLFPMLTSGCKMVALLGRPRKPLLKDHATTGTIFGYRKGRVSLAIQEDPHCMPIFVIELPMHSNVFHKEMASDIVRIALESETKTHKKKLMEEFVWAVYCNGRKVGYSIRRQQMSEDELHVMQTLRGVSMGAGVLPSPSEKEYAADGELTYIRARFDRVVGSKDSESLYMINPDGAAGPELSIFFVRAQ; the protein is encoded by the coding sequence ATGCCATCTGTGCGCTCTAGCCCGTTCTATAACATGGAAAACTCAGCCCTCTTTTCTTTGATCCGGCATACTAGCACTAGTAGTACCAATTCCACATCCGAAAAGCGTTCCTCAAAGTCTTCAAAATCATCATCGGGAGGCCTCCTCAAGATGTTCAAACTCTTCCCCATGTTGACATCAGGCTGCAAAATGGTTGCTCTATTAGGCAGACCCCGAAAGCCTCTACTCAAAGATCATGCCACAACTGGTACAATTTTCGGTTACCGCAAAGGCAGAGTGAGCCTGGCAATACAAGAAGACCCTCATTGCATGCCGATCTTTGTGATAGAGCTGCCAATGCACAGCAATGTGTTCCACAAGGAAATGGCATCGGATATAGTCCGAATCGCGCTGGAGAGCGAGACCAAGACGCATAAGAAGAAGTTGATGGAGGAGTTTGTTTGGGCTGTGTATTGCAATGGGAGAAAAGTTGGGTATTCTATTAGGAGGCAGCAAATGTCAGAGGATGAGCTTCATGTTATGCAAACTTTGAGAGGGGTTTCAATGGGTGCCGGAGTACTTCCAAGTCCATCAGAGAAGGAATATGCAGCTGATGGAGAATTAACATACATAAGAGCAAGGTTTGATAGGGTGGTTGGATCAAAGGATTCTGAGTCTTTGTACATGATCAATCCTGATGGAGCAGCTGGCCCAGAATTGAGTATTTTCTTTGTAAGAGCTCAGTAA